The Microcoleus sp. AS-A8 genome contains a region encoding:
- a CDS encoding response regulator, with amino-acid sequence MSTVLVVEDSLAQRQMISDLLKGSGLTVTVASDGVEALEQIQRSNPDVVVLDIVMPRMNGYEVCRRLKADPKTQNVPVVMCSSKGEEFDRYWGMKQGADAYIAKPFQPTELIGTVKQLLRG; translated from the coding sequence ATGAGTACAGTTCTGGTTGTAGAAGACAGCCTTGCCCAACGACAGATGATCTCAGACCTCCTCAAAGGAAGTGGTTTGACGGTCACTGTCGCCAGTGATGGTGTAGAAGCATTGGAACAAATTCAGCGCTCTAACCCTGATGTGGTGGTATTGGATATTGTCATGCCTCGGATGAACGGTTACGAAGTTTGCCGCCGGCTCAAAGCCGACCCCAAAACTCAGAATGTGCCCGTTGTCATGTGTTCTTCAAAAGGCGAAGAATTTGACCGCTATTGGGGCATGAAACAGGGTGCAGACGCTTACATTGCCAAGCCCTTTCAACCCACTGAGTTGATTGGAACGGTTAAACAGCTGCTTAGAGGATAA
- a CDS encoding chemotaxis protein CheW: MVGNPDFLTGSGQDQAPEFQELESPEGELHLRFFVPSGNEFALPATGIKEVISQSPDRITAIPNASPLLLGTINIRGRVIWVSDLGQFLGDGMVLNTDRPEIPVIAVEDQDTMLGLAIDRIGEMDWRDLEQLQMPTNVPDSMAPFLRGEWVLHKESNQYLRLLDQVAILRSARWAA; this comes from the coding sequence ATGGTTGGTAATCCAGACTTTTTAACGGGCAGTGGTCAAGATCAAGCCCCAGAATTTCAGGAACTCGAAAGCCCCGAAGGTGAATTACACCTGCGGTTTTTCGTGCCTTCGGGTAATGAATTTGCCCTACCTGCCACTGGCATCAAAGAAGTGATTTCTCAGTCGCCAGATCGGATTACAGCTATTCCTAATGCTTCCCCCTTACTATTGGGCACAATCAACATTCGGGGGCGAGTGATTTGGGTTTCCGATCTCGGTCAATTTCTGGGGGATGGGATGGTTTTGAATACAGATCGACCGGAAATTCCCGTCATTGCTGTCGAAGACCAGGACACCATGCTAGGGTTGGCAATTGACAGGATTGGAGAAATGGACTGGCGAGATCTTGAACAGTTGCAAATGCCGACAAATGTTCCAGACAGTATGGCACCTTTCTTACGGGGCGAGTGGGTGTTACATAAAGAATCGAATCAATATTTGCGACTTCTAGATCAGGTTGCAATTCTACGATCAGCACGGTGGGCAGCATGA
- a CDS encoding MlaE family lipid ABC transporter permease subunit, producing MSEISSSSLGLWTRRLLEAIFLGGQVMLHLLAGKIHRRNTLDQMALVGPASLTIAMITAGFIGAVFTIQVTREFINFGATSAVGGVLALALSRELAPVLTAVILAGRVGSAFAAEIGTMRVTEQIDALYMLKTDPIDYLVIPRVIACCLMLPILTILAIILGMAGGVLIAESLYGISQDVFLDSARDFLTVWDLVSAALKAVVFGALIAIIGCSWGLTTTGGAKGVGQSTTTAVVTALLAIFITNFFLSWIMFQGTGSAVIGGD from the coding sequence ATGAGTGAAATTAGTAGTTCCAGCTTAGGGTTGTGGACGCGGCGCTTACTGGAAGCGATTTTCTTGGGTGGTCAAGTGATGCTTCATCTCCTAGCCGGGAAGATCCATCGGCGGAATACCCTGGATCAAATGGCCTTAGTGGGGCCCGCTTCCCTAACCATCGCCATGATTACAGCCGGTTTTATCGGTGCTGTGTTTACCATTCAAGTGACGCGAGAATTCATCAATTTTGGTGCCACGAGTGCCGTCGGAGGGGTTTTGGCACTGGCGTTGAGTCGGGAACTTGCTCCTGTGCTAACTGCCGTAATTTTGGCCGGACGAGTGGGTTCAGCCTTTGCCGCTGAAATTGGCACCATGCGAGTGACAGAGCAGATTGATGCGCTTTATATGCTCAAAACTGACCCGATTGATTACCTGGTGATTCCTCGTGTCATTGCCTGCTGCCTGATGCTGCCAATTTTGACGATTCTCGCGATTATTCTGGGCATGGCAGGTGGAGTCCTGATTGCAGAGAGTCTCTATGGGATTTCCCAGGATGTATTTCTCGATTCCGCGCGTGATTTTCTGACAGTCTGGGATTTGGTCAGTGCTGCGCTCAAAGCTGTGGTTTTTGGGGCATTGATTGCCATCATTGGTTGTAGTTGGGGGTTAACCACAACCGGTGGTGCCAAAGGCGTCGGTCAATCAACCACCACAGCCGTCGTCACTGCCCTATTGGCGATCTTTATTACCAACTTTTTCTTATCCTGGATCATGTTTCAAGGGACGGGTAGCGCGGTGATTGGTGGAGATTAA
- a CDS encoding response regulator has product MQGTLNEIDIRSILQLIELGQRTGELLVEAYSFPINNTGGDLSSKPFAFGRPYQETKPKRRAGPFWFVFFLNGKIAYASDSERSLARLRDYLRRYKANTALDHLELPSIDSINAPEYGYLWALLEKHILTPAQGRSIIQSMIRETLFDLLSLHNGYFVFEVSPALAPQLTTLEIAPLVTKIMKQVQEWKQFHPHIQSPNQCPVITDPMQLRATLPESAFRTLRQWADGKTSLRQLSRYLNRDILTVAKAIYPYVRKGWVQLVSATAHEATTPSWGGEAKGFPQVPRIVCIDDDMAIGKTVEYILQAKGYEVTAIRDPVQALTLVFQSKPDLILCDLAMPELDGYEICGMLRQSTAFRQTPIIMLTGKDGFIDRVRARMVGSTDYLTKPFGASELLMLLEKYIGWVDIKKNQDENSSRVGLDQDIEQTDITKPASA; this is encoded by the coding sequence ATGCAGGGAACGTTGAATGAAATTGATATCCGCAGCATCCTGCAACTGATCGAGCTCGGTCAGCGAACAGGCGAACTGTTGGTTGAAGCGTACAGCTTCCCCATTAATAACACGGGTGGCGATCTCAGTAGCAAACCCTTCGCCTTTGGGCGTCCTTACCAGGAAACCAAGCCCAAAAGAAGGGCAGGGCCGTTTTGGTTCGTCTTCTTCCTGAACGGTAAGATTGCCTATGCTTCCGATAGCGAGAGAAGTTTAGCGCGTCTGCGCGACTATTTGCGTCGATATAAAGCCAACACAGCTTTAGATCATCTAGAACTCCCGTCCATCGACTCGATCAACGCACCCGAATATGGCTATCTGTGGGCCTTGCTGGAAAAGCATATCCTGACACCAGCGCAAGGGCGGAGCATTATCCAAAGCATGATCCGCGAAACCCTATTTGACCTTTTGAGCCTACACAATGGCTATTTTGTCTTTGAAGTGAGTCCAGCGTTAGCTCCCCAACTCACCACCCTGGAGATTGCCCCTCTAGTCACCAAGATTATGAAGCAGGTGCAGGAGTGGAAGCAATTTCATCCCCATATTCAGTCTCCGAATCAGTGTCCGGTGATTACAGACCCCATGCAGTTACGTGCAACGTTACCAGAAAGCGCATTTAGAACACTGAGGCAGTGGGCGGATGGCAAAACATCCCTGCGCCAACTTTCCCGCTATCTCAATCGCGACATTCTCACCGTTGCCAAGGCGATTTATCCTTATGTACGAAAGGGTTGGGTGCAACTGGTGAGTGCCACCGCTCACGAGGCAACCACTCCTAGCTGGGGAGGGGAAGCTAAAGGTTTCCCCCAAGTTCCTCGAATTGTGTGTATTGATGATGACATGGCGATTGGCAAGACGGTTGAGTATATCCTACAAGCGAAGGGGTATGAAGTCACAGCGATTCGAGACCCTGTACAGGCGCTGACCCTTGTGTTTCAAAGTAAACCGGATCTCATCCTGTGTGATTTGGCCATGCCAGAACTGGATGGATACGAAATTTGCGGAATGCTGCGACAATCCACAGCTTTTCGGCAAACCCCCATCATTATGCTAACGGGCAAAGATGGGTTTATTGACCGCGTTAGAGCGCGAATGGTAGGGTCAACAGATTACTTGACTAAGCCGTTTGGCGCAAGTGAACTGTTAATGCTATTGGAGAAATATATTGGTTGGGTTGATATAAAAAAAAATCAGGATGAAAATTCAAGTCGCGTTGGATTAGACCAAGACATAGAACAGACAGATATCACCAAGCCAGCATCGGCATGA
- a CDS encoding DUF3086 domain-containing protein yields MNSDETQTPEQEPVKKVAVEAFEEQQPELEAEALDELEPLTPTDELSAKLADDQPRLDLLISSDPGLSDRAWKLTSLEEQSQKSESAQPLEQEAVTNLTQTVADLQRQEQELRQKIALLQETQVQLLSEQLAKTQAAVEQIVQEGVQELEQRKQALQISIEQLERRRERIRTEMRTTFAGVSQELAIRVQGFKDYLVGSLQDLASAAEQLELTPPSEPPKPVREESRQPDKAPMPKFAEQGFQEQTKQIRNILDQYRSLPDYYGPSWQLRRTFEPIHAERVSNWFFTQGGRGAIKTMGSRLQNILIASAIISVLHTLYGNRQRTLILANTPERLGEWRRGLQDCLGISRSDFGPEQGVTLFEEAPVLVQKADRLLAQKQLPLIIVDETEDQINLSMLQFPLWLAFAPDPQQMPLYQY; encoded by the coding sequence ATGAATTCAGACGAAACACAAACGCCCGAACAAGAGCCTGTCAAAAAGGTAGCTGTTGAAGCCTTCGAGGAGCAACAGCCAGAATTAGAAGCTGAAGCCTTAGACGAACTAGAGCCGCTAACTCCTACAGATGAATTATCGGCAAAGCTAGCTGATGATCAGCCTCGGCTCGATCTGTTGATCTCCTCGGACCCAGGGCTGTCCGACAGAGCATGGAAATTGACCAGTCTAGAGGAACAAAGTCAAAAATCCGAATCAGCGCAGCCTTTAGAGCAAGAGGCGGTGACTAATTTAACTCAAACTGTGGCTGACCTTCAGCGTCAAGAGCAAGAGTTGAGACAGAAAATTGCTCTTTTACAAGAAACTCAAGTCCAACTTCTTTCTGAGCAGTTGGCAAAAACCCAAGCGGCTGTAGAACAGATCGTACAAGAGGGTGTGCAGGAGCTAGAGCAACGTAAACAGGCGCTGCAAATTTCCATTGAGCAGCTTGAACGTCGCCGAGAGCGCATCCGGACTGAAATGCGAACCACATTTGCTGGTGTTTCTCAAGAGTTAGCGATTCGGGTGCAAGGCTTTAAAGATTATTTGGTGGGGAGTTTACAAGACTTAGCGAGTGCCGCAGAGCAATTGGAACTCACCCCTCCTTCAGAACCGCCTAAACCAGTTAGGGAAGAGTCCCGGCAACCGGACAAGGCTCCAATGCCTAAATTTGCCGAACAGGGTTTTCAAGAGCAAACCAAACAGATTCGTAACATCCTTGACCAATACCGATCGCTGCCCGATTACTATGGCCCTTCCTGGCAACTGCGTCGCACCTTTGAACCGATTCACGCTGAACGTGTCTCTAATTGGTTTTTTACCCAAGGGGGTCGGGGGGCAATCAAAACCATGGGCAGTCGCTTACAAAATATTTTGATTGCCTCCGCCATCATTTCTGTCTTGCATACGCTATACGGCAATCGGCAGCGTACTCTCATCCTGGCCAACACTCCCGAACGACTGGGAGAATGGCGGCGAGGATTGCAGGACTGTCTGGGCATCTCCAGAAGCGATTTTGGCCCGGAACAGGGTGTTACTTTGTTTGAGGAAGCCCCCGTCTTGGTGCAAAAAGCAGATCGGTTGCTAGCTCAAAAGCAGCTACCCCTGATTATCGTTGATGAGACAGAAGACCAAATTAATCTCTCCATGCTGCAATTTCCTCTGTGGTTGGCTTTTGCTCCCGATCCTCAACAGATGCCCCTCTACCAGTATTGA
- a CDS encoding methyl-accepting chemotaxis protein yields MASGTDFAQEYGQAEKAYMQGNYQEAATICDRLVEDFPENPSVRLLLGHIYCYGLQQYDVARQQYETVLTLTSEPDFLEYANNGLEYANQLMNGADAGGDTASSDDFEVSYGDLGETDELGNPSNFENWSHLAAEDDESSGFDLGSLDFDEVGSETFTSRSESPFGNPFGGSGIDEQQTPESGHGSDTPFAFSSDFGEESDDLETFGTSTSGFELDDSVFGSAALDDTPEEFFPDPGADETGMTFVIPGSGEFEDTGTEEDFSPEFAPSSQFDLDFPEEERGTYRDEEIGEPFNSGYPVFEDETLLMGSEDLDNTFAIDRDELGYLNERRSNAAESLQEGNSIQDEPAFDSTYDQNGFNSSDHFDFDTFDEAFGNQTFVMDEGTEAEEETITGMESRPSAREGFLDEFDVFDDDLGSIPDFSLGVQDDMSPEGADDADFDILSNSGAVLGATGGLGLSEGGDIETSRSGYRSSGGEEEMFSINNPAEQIPIFNQTKEADNEPIVNVEQGWLAFFENASLNRKQLWTAVITGAVSAVAVAIVSNIAASTAPGPNQEAVISRLKSTGWAMSLVAGAASLGTTLLLGRVTEKQIKRATSDLQSQFEAVSQGNLNVTATVYSEDEFGQLATSFNQMSRVILTSMSEAQRKAEEQEQAKEDLQRQVIRLLDDVEGAARGDLTVQAEVTADVLGAVADSFNLTIQNLREIVQQVSQAAKQVNRGSADAETFARSLSSDALRQAEELAVTLNSVQVMTDSIQRVAEAAREAEDVARTASETAVRGGEAVERTVAGILQIRETVAESTRKVKRLAESSQEISKIVALISQIASRTNLLALNASIEAARAGEAGRGFAIVADEVRQLADRSAKALKEIEQIVLQIQSETGSVMTAMEEGTQQVIDGTKRAEQAKRSLEDIVQVSNRIDALVRSIAADTVEQTETSRAVAQVMQSVELTAQETSQEAQRVSGALQNLVGVARDLLTSVERFRVESNGGK; encoded by the coding sequence ATGGCATCAGGTACGGATTTCGCGCAGGAATATGGACAAGCCGAAAAGGCTTATATGCAGGGCAATTACCAAGAGGCCGCCACCATATGTGACCGATTGGTAGAGGATTTCCCAGAGAATCCCAGTGTGCGTCTTCTGCTCGGTCATATTTACTGCTATGGGCTACAGCAGTACGATGTGGCACGGCAACAGTATGAGACGGTGCTGACCCTGACTTCTGAACCCGATTTTCTTGAATATGCTAATAACGGTCTGGAATATGCCAATCAATTGATGAATGGGGCAGACGCCGGAGGGGATACAGCATCATCAGACGATTTCGAGGTAAGTTATGGCGATCTCGGCGAAACAGACGAGTTGGGTAACCCATCCAACTTTGAAAACTGGTCTCATTTGGCCGCCGAAGACGATGAGTCTAGCGGTTTCGACCTGGGAAGCCTAGATTTTGATGAGGTCGGCAGTGAGACGTTTACCTCAAGGTCAGAGTCACCCTTTGGCAATCCGTTTGGAGGGTCAGGGATTGATGAGCAACAGACTCCTGAAAGCGGTCATGGCAGTGACACTCCCTTTGCTTTTTCATCTGATTTTGGGGAAGAAAGTGACGACCTGGAAACCTTCGGAACAAGCACCAGTGGCTTTGAATTGGATGACAGCGTTTTTGGCAGCGCGGCTTTAGATGATACACCCGAAGAGTTTTTCCCAGATCCGGGTGCTGATGAAACCGGTATGACGTTTGTCATTCCTGGGAGTGGAGAATTTGAGGACACAGGGACGGAGGAAGATTTCTCTCCTGAGTTCGCTCCATCCTCTCAATTTGATCTGGACTTTCCTGAGGAGGAGAGGGGAACCTACAGGGACGAAGAAATCGGTGAGCCATTTAACTCAGGCTACCCGGTTTTTGAGGACGAAACGCTGTTGATGGGGTCGGAGGATCTAGATAATACCTTCGCCATCGATAGAGACGAATTGGGATACTTGAATGAGCGGCGCTCGAATGCGGCGGAATCCTTACAAGAAGGCAACTCGATTCAGGATGAGCCGGCGTTTGACTCAACTTATGACCAGAATGGTTTCAACTCTTCAGACCACTTTGACTTTGACACCTTCGACGAAGCCTTTGGGAATCAAACCTTCGTGATGGACGAAGGCACTGAAGCCGAGGAAGAAACCATTACAGGAATGGAGTCCCGTCCAAGTGCTAGAGAGGGTTTCCTGGATGAGTTCGACGTATTTGACGACGATTTAGGGTCAATCCCTGATTTCTCTCTCGGCGTTCAAGACGACATGTCGCCTGAAGGGGCTGATGACGCGGATTTTGATATTTTGAGCAACAGTGGAGCTGTACTGGGGGCTACGGGTGGACTGGGTTTAAGTGAGGGGGGTGATATCGAGACGTCTCGTTCGGGCTATCGTTCGTCCGGTGGCGAAGAGGAGATGTTTAGTATCAATAACCCCGCTGAACAAATTCCCATCTTTAACCAAACAAAAGAAGCTGACAACGAACCCATTGTCAATGTAGAGCAGGGTTGGTTGGCCTTTTTTGAAAATGCTTCACTCAACCGTAAGCAGTTGTGGACAGCCGTGATCACAGGTGCTGTCTCAGCCGTAGCGGTGGCTATTGTGAGTAACATTGCGGCGAGTACGGCTCCCGGCCCCAATCAAGAGGCGGTTATTTCACGGCTCAAGAGTACTGGCTGGGCGATGAGCTTGGTCGCCGGTGCCGCCAGTTTGGGTACGACCTTGCTTCTGGGTCGAGTGACGGAAAAGCAGATTAAACGGGCGACGAGTGACCTGCAATCTCAGTTTGAGGCGGTTTCTCAGGGAAATTTAAATGTGACCGCCACCGTTTATTCCGAGGATGAATTTGGTCAGCTCGCGACGAGTTTTAATCAGATGTCGCGGGTCATCCTGACTAGTATGAGCGAAGCACAGCGCAAGGCAGAAGAGCAAGAACAGGCGAAAGAAGACCTACAACGTCAAGTAATTCGGTTGCTGGATGACGTGGAAGGCGCGGCGCGAGGTGACCTAACCGTACAAGCGGAAGTGACGGCTGATGTTTTAGGCGCAGTCGCCGACTCCTTTAACTTGACCATTCAAAACCTGCGGGAAATTGTGCAACAGGTGTCGCAGGCAGCGAAGCAGGTCAATAGGGGTTCTGCGGATGCTGAAACCTTTGCCCGCAGTCTGTCTTCGGATGCTTTGCGGCAAGCGGAAGAACTGGCGGTTACGCTTAACTCTGTGCAGGTGATGACCGATTCCATTCAGCGGGTGGCTGAGGCGGCCAGAGAAGCGGAGGACGTCGCCCGCACCGCCTCAGAAACGGCGGTGAGAGGGGGCGAAGCCGTAGAACGCACAGTAGCCGGGATTTTACAAATTCGTGAGACAGTAGCAGAAAGCACGAGGAAAGTCAAGAGGCTTGCCGAATCGTCTCAGGAGATTTCCAAAATTGTGGCGTTGATTTCTCAGATTGCCTCCCGCACCAATTTGCTGGCACTCAACGCCAGTATTGAGGCGGCCAGAGCTGGGGAAGCGGGTCGCGGTTTTGCGATTGTTGCTGATGAAGTGCGACAACTCGCGGATCGCTCGGCCAAGGCGTTGAAGGAAATCGAACAAATCGTGCTGCAAATTCAGAGCGAAACCGGCTCCGTCATGACAGCAATGGAGGAAGGCACCCAGCAGGTGATTGACGGCACCAAACGGGCGGAACAAGCGAAGCGATCGCTTGAAGACATCGTTCAAGTCTCCAATCGCATCGACGCCTTAGTGCGTTCCATCGCCGCCGATACCGTAGAGCAGACAGAAACATCCCGTGCGGTTGCCCAAGTGATGCAATCGGTGGAGTTGACGGCTCAAGAAACCTCCCAAGAAGCCCAACGGGTATCTGGTGCCCTGCAAAATCTGGTGGGTGTGGCGCGAGACCTCCTAACCTCAGTGGAGCGCTTCCGGGTAGAATCCAATGGTGGCAAATAA
- the hmpF gene encoding pilus motility taxis protein HmpF: MLYLAEVQKQKGGGILGGGGKTALKLLACQRTDQSWSAVPGDEVIPAEEAKNLNEGALVLINLGGNRQIQGEIELAGSRLARDLQNFSRLLEKAKSQEEEIEQWKQSLTYQSQELNRREMEMEARIEQMQSMEEDFERVEQQRQEVESAKEEAARLGEEFERSRQELEGAWEHLRGEQRRLEEQIAQHSPGLDPSQARVIQELLDQLSQAVAPTDTVREQLNLSFEVLNAQQAELEKDWQQLEQRQTEASARQADVDRQAEEFQKRKQDLQQAQKSLEEAKAELKVQQNALDIKQESAHMLSLQLRTQGELHQQVARLAATSAGVKISQRVDLEALEKMPLGELQGTVQGLQQDLEKLVRFVNDQEEELTFQREAVEELHEKIKSASEYDRISMETELAEEQDRYQMLDETLVGQRRNLREREEILNQHQRVLRRRQGISESNASDNQKIDLGPILIQLEAQRQQQEEDLQKLENQIEQMRRSINQAEEMIRHQAGEQEAKLSELQSLEQNWQSAIAAVAQLRGQVESYQALLQPKQEAIGQIRQKLEAIAEALNQIQETGDYQLQRIAQLQQTIGSLMQSPEFAAS, encoded by the coding sequence GTGCTGTATCTAGCAGAAGTACAAAAGCAGAAAGGTGGCGGGATACTGGGCGGCGGCGGGAAGACCGCACTCAAACTGCTGGCTTGTCAGCGAACTGACCAGAGTTGGAGTGCTGTGCCTGGTGACGAAGTTATTCCTGCCGAAGAAGCCAAAAATCTGAATGAAGGAGCCTTGGTACTCATTAACCTGGGCGGAAATCGACAAATCCAAGGAGAAATTGAGCTAGCAGGCTCACGCCTAGCGAGAGATTTGCAAAACTTCTCTCGCCTGCTGGAGAAGGCGAAAAGCCAAGAAGAAGAAATTGAACAGTGGAAGCAGTCTTTGACTTATCAAAGTCAAGAGCTCAATCGCCGCGAGATGGAGATGGAAGCGCGGATTGAGCAGATGCAATCCATGGAGGAAGACTTTGAGCGCGTCGAGCAGCAACGCCAAGAGGTTGAAAGTGCTAAGGAAGAAGCGGCAAGGCTGGGAGAGGAGTTTGAGCGCAGCCGCCAAGAGTTGGAAGGAGCGTGGGAACACCTACGGGGTGAACAGCGACGCTTGGAGGAGCAAATCGCTCAGCACTCACCAGGCTTAGATCCGAGCCAAGCCCGTGTGATCCAAGAATTGCTAGATCAACTATCACAAGCCGTTGCACCCACAGACACTGTGCGGGAACAGCTAAATCTCTCGTTTGAAGTGCTTAACGCTCAGCAGGCAGAACTAGAGAAGGACTGGCAGCAGTTAGAGCAACGACAAACGGAAGCGTCTGCTCGCCAAGCAGACGTTGACCGCCAAGCAGAGGAATTCCAAAAACGCAAGCAGGACTTGCAGCAAGCGCAGAAGTCCTTGGAGGAGGCAAAAGCAGAGTTAAAAGTACAGCAGAATGCTCTAGACATCAAACAGGAGTCAGCCCACATGCTGAGTCTCCAGTTACGAACCCAAGGGGAGTTACACCAGCAAGTGGCTCGTCTGGCAGCAACATCAGCAGGTGTCAAGATTAGTCAGCGGGTTGACCTCGAAGCGCTGGAAAAGATGCCCCTGGGAGAGCTACAGGGAACTGTACAGGGTTTGCAGCAAGACTTGGAAAAGCTGGTGCGCTTTGTCAATGACCAGGAAGAAGAGCTGACATTCCAACGGGAAGCGGTTGAAGAATTACACGAAAAGATTAAGTCGGCGAGTGAGTATGACCGCATTAGTATGGAAACGGAACTCGCCGAAGAGCAAGACCGTTATCAGATGTTAGATGAAACTCTTGTGGGTCAACGGCGAAATTTGCGAGAGCGGGAAGAAATTCTCAATCAGCATCAGCGGGTATTGCGGCGTCGGCAAGGCATTTCTGAGAGTAATGCCTCAGACAACCAGAAAATTGACCTGGGGCCGATTTTGATCCAGCTTGAAGCACAACGGCAACAACAGGAAGAAGACCTGCAAAAATTAGAAAATCAGATTGAGCAGATGCGCCGCAGCATCAATCAAGCTGAGGAAATGATTCGTCATCAGGCTGGGGAACAGGAGGCAAAGCTCTCGGAACTGCAAAGCTTGGAGCAAAATTGGCAGTCGGCGATCGCAGCCGTCGCTCAACTCCGAGGTCAGGTGGAGAGTTATCAAGCCCTACTACAGCCAAAGCAAGAGGCGATCGGTCAAATCCGGCAAAAATTAGAGGCTATTGCAGAGGCTCTGAATCAAATTCAGGAAACCGGTGACTATCAGCTACAGAGAATTGCACAGTTGCAGCAGACAATCGGTAGCTTAATGCAATCGCCCGAATTTGCCGCTTCTTGA
- the tilS gene encoding tRNA lysidine(34) synthetase TilS, translating into MSNRPNWTRLHASVHQTLRQRHLLAQQRRILIAVSGGQDSLCLAKLLLDLQPKWGWQIAIAHCDHRWPQDEGLATHVQQLAHNWSLPFYLKTAADLGTSEAAARRWRYQVLSEMAQAQGYQDVVTGHTKSDRAETVLYNLIRGAGADGLQALTWQRPLAQRLQLVRPLLEVTRAETFQFCQQQQLPIWEDAYNQDLKYARNRIRQELIPYLKSHFNPQVETALSQTAELLRADVAYLEDAAQELRQQAMVPVNGEEQDALLESCHRATPRLNRLVLQPASLALQRRVIRQFLATVQQTAPSFEQIAEMTALITAPNRSQTSSFPAGVTAVVEGNWIVLRDNDRVEGRED; encoded by the coding sequence ATGTCTAACCGTCCAAATTGGACGCGGCTTCATGCAAGCGTCCATCAAACCCTGCGGCAAAGACACTTATTGGCGCAGCAGCGGCGGATATTGATTGCGGTATCCGGGGGACAAGATTCTCTGTGCTTAGCTAAATTGTTGTTGGATTTACAACCCAAGTGGGGATGGCAGATTGCGATCGCTCACTGCGATCATCGTTGGCCTCAGGATGAGGGACTGGCGACTCATGTTCAACAATTGGCTCACAACTGGTCGCTCCCTTTTTATCTCAAAACCGCTGCTGATCTCGGTACCAGCGAGGCGGCTGCACGACGATGGCGATATCAAGTCTTGAGCGAAATGGCTCAAGCACAGGGCTATCAGGATGTTGTTACAGGTCACACAAAGAGCGATCGCGCGGAAACCGTCCTCTACAATCTGATTCGAGGTGCTGGTGCCGATGGTTTACAAGCCCTCACCTGGCAACGTCCATTGGCCCAAAGACTACAGCTTGTGCGTCCCCTGCTTGAAGTCACCCGTGCCGAGACGTTTCAATTCTGCCAACAGCAGCAGCTACCCATTTGGGAAGATGCCTACAATCAAGACCTCAAATATGCTCGTAACCGCATCCGACAGGAGCTAATACCCTACTTAAAAAGCCATTTCAATCCCCAGGTGGAGACGGCTTTATCCCAAACCGCTGAACTGCTTCGGGCAGATGTGGCGTATCTCGAAGACGCGGCTCAAGAACTACGACAGCAGGCAATGGTACCTGTTAATGGTGAGGAACAAGACGCTCTGTTAGAGTCTTGCCACAGGGCTACCCCACGGCTCAATCGCCTGGTCTTACAGCCAGCTTCTCTCGCCCTGCAACGTCGCGTGATCAGGCAATTTCTGGCCACGGTTCAACAGACCGCTCCCAGCTTTGAGCAAATCGCAGAAATGACGGCCTTAATTACGGCTCCTAACCGCTCTCAAACCTCGTCCTTTCCCGCAGGAGTGACCGCGGTTGTCGAGGGCAACTGGATTGTGCTTCGGGACAATGACCGGGTTGAGGGGCGTGAAGATTGA
- a CDS encoding DUF3119 family protein, with translation MTSATSSPLSTQTVELSPSYTLPLVLIVAAVPMLLIQIWVSLVIAVFGLFLLFQAATIHLQFTETALDIYRSETMIRRFPYQEWQNWRIFWPSVPILFYFKEVKSIHFLPILFDPKMLRTCLEQRCPRI, from the coding sequence GTGACTTCTGCTACCTCTTCTCCTCTCTCCACCCAAACCGTTGAACTCTCCCCCAGCTACACACTGCCTTTGGTCTTAATCGTTGCCGCCGTGCCCATGCTGCTCATCCAAATCTGGGTGAGTTTAGTCATTGCTGTTTTTGGGCTTTTCCTCTTGTTTCAGGCCGCAACCATCCATCTGCAATTTACCGAAACAGCTCTGGATATTTATCGCTCAGAGACAATGATTCGGCGTTTTCCCTATCAGGAATGGCAAAATTGGCGGATTTTTTGGCCGTCGGTGCCCATTTTGTTTTACTTCAAAGAAGTCAAAAGTATCCACTTTCTGCCCATTCTGTTTGACCCAAAAATGTTAAGAACTTGCCTGGAGCAACGCTGTCCAAGAATTTGA